One part of the Arachidicoccus terrestris genome encodes these proteins:
- a CDS encoding FKBP-type peptidyl-prolyl cis-trans isomerase, whose amino-acid sequence MKKLFFAFSAAAILGLAACNVNYKTTPSGMKYKILSGKVIGADTMGVKAAAGDIIKFKFKFSIPELNDSVWRNSYDKMPQYTKVDTSERTKMTFLEIFPQLKSGDSAEVIISIDSIIKQGGPNQGLPPFMTKGRHVKATVSILNVFKDEAAAQADVTKERAKQQVISEKKLKQATADLDKYIKDKGLKAVKTKSGAYVVIDEPGDISKKADSGMTATIKYTGSQLSDGKAFDSNIDSTIAGHTDPLPIAIGQHRSIVGMDEGLRLFGKGAKGTIYIPAELGYGDRDQPGKIPAYSNLKFYIEVLDVTPSDSTGK is encoded by the coding sequence ATGAAAAAACTCTTTTTTGCATTTTCAGCCGCTGCAATCCTGGGCCTGGCAGCATGTAATGTTAATTACAAGACCACGCCATCCGGCATGAAATATAAAATCCTCTCAGGTAAAGTGATAGGTGCAGATACTATGGGTGTGAAAGCCGCCGCTGGTGATATCATTAAATTTAAATTCAAATTCTCGATTCCGGAATTAAATGATAGTGTATGGCGCAATTCATATGACAAAATGCCACAGTACACGAAGGTGGATACCAGTGAAAGGACAAAGATGACCTTCCTTGAGATCTTTCCGCAGCTCAAATCGGGAGACAGTGCGGAGGTGATTATCAGTATTGACAGTATTATTAAACAAGGCGGCCCAAACCAGGGATTGCCTCCGTTTATGACGAAGGGGCGCCATGTCAAGGCAACTGTCAGTATACTTAATGTCTTTAAAGATGAAGCCGCAGCGCAGGCCGATGTAACGAAAGAACGTGCTAAACAGCAAGTCATTTCAGAAAAAAAGCTGAAACAGGCAACGGCTGATCTGGATAAATATATTAAAGATAAAGGCCTTAAGGCGGTTAAGACAAAGAGCGGTGCCTATGTCGTGATCGACGAACCTGGCGATATCAGCAAAAAAGCAGATTCCGGCATGACGGCTACCATTAAATATACAGGTAGCCAGCTCTCTGACGGTAAAGCTTTTGACTCCAACATCGATTCTACCATCGCCGGTCATACGGACCCATTACCTATCGCAATTGGTCAGCACCGTTCTATCGTTGGTATGGATGAAGGTCTTCGTTTGTTTGGCAAAGGCGCTAAAGGGACCATCTATATTCCAGCTGAACTTGGTTATGGAGATAGGGATCAACCAGGTAAAATTCCAGCCTATAGTAACCTTAAGTTTTACATAGAGGTACTGGACGTAACCCCTTCGGATTCTACAGGTAAATAG
- a CDS encoding DHH family phosphoesterase has product MKPITEFYTLLNDTIISKKVVITMHQKPDGDAMGSTLALYHLLVKLGHQVQVISPTNWSSFLDWMPGADLVWDYEKSRMESEACINAAEWIFCLDFNVLYRTKNMEQVLTEAKAVKILIDHHEQPQTEAFDYGISITAKSSTCEMIYDFIIASGHRDLIDPDLASCIYTGLMTDTGSFRFPSTTASVHLAIADLKNLGLNHSLVHEHIYDSNSEERLRFLGNALLKRMEVLYEYNTAIMTIPKSDLLTFHTKTGDTEGLVNYLLSLDGIRFGAIVIDRDEERKWSFRSKGDFDVNLFARKHFNGGGHKNASGGNSPDSLAETVQKFKTVLLDYKSALN; this is encoded by the coding sequence ATGAAACCGATAACTGAATTTTATACTTTGCTGAATGATACGATCATTTCCAAAAAAGTAGTGATTACCATGCATCAAAAGCCGGATGGAGATGCAATGGGCTCAACCCTCGCACTTTATCATCTACTGGTCAAATTGGGCCACCAGGTACAGGTCATCTCCCCTACTAACTGGTCATCTTTTCTGGACTGGATGCCCGGAGCTGATCTTGTCTGGGATTATGAAAAAAGCCGGATGGAGAGTGAAGCCTGTATCAATGCTGCTGAGTGGATTTTCTGCCTGGATTTTAATGTTTTATATAGAACAAAAAATATGGAACAGGTATTAACTGAAGCTAAGGCAGTTAAAATACTGATCGATCACCACGAACAGCCTCAGACAGAGGCCTTTGATTATGGTATCAGTATTACCGCTAAAAGCTCCACCTGTGAAATGATTTATGATTTTATCATTGCCAGCGGACATCGTGATCTGATTGATCCGGACCTGGCTAGCTGCATCTATACAGGTCTTATGACTGATACGGGTTCATTCAGGTTTCCTTCTACCACTGCTTCCGTTCATTTAGCTATTGCTGACCTGAAGAATTTGGGACTGAATCACAGCCTGGTACACGAACATATCTATGATTCCAATTCAGAGGAGCGGCTTCGCTTTCTCGGTAATGCCTTATTAAAGCGTATGGAAGTGCTTTATGAATACAATACGGCAATTATGACGATTCCGAAATCCGATTTACTGACATTCCACACAAAGACCGGTGATACGGAAGGGTTGGTCAATTATTTACTGTCGCTGGATGGCATCCGCTTCGGGGCAATCGTTATTGACCGGGATGAAGAGCGTAAATGGAGTTTCAGAAGCAAAGGTGATTTTGATGTAAATCTGTTTGCCCGTAAGCATTTTAATGGCGGAGGACATAAAAATGCTTCAGGAGGCAATTCCCCGGATTCGCTGGCGGAAACTGTCCAAAAATTTAAAACGGTTTTATTAGATTATAAGTCTGCTTTGAATTAA
- a CDS encoding SusC/RagA family TonB-linked outer membrane protein has translation MKKILTFFAFVTAFPCLGISQQIYSGQVTDSVTGAPLSSASITLLSTGKGAISDSLGQFSIEGKAGDQLSVSSIGYSGTTLRLGDQSHLLIRLSPSAGTLDEVVIIGYGTARRSQVVGSVAQVDGEEIAARPVLSAAQGIQGKVPGVQITASGAPGSQPQVRVRGVGSVLGNANPIYVVDGVITDDITNINNNDIASVQVLKDASAQAIYGSRAGNGVVIVTTKSGRSGKMRISLNAYTGFKTPTSKVALADARTYAAFTNAARTYDNKPLAFDLDTIGATTNWFDKITRKGLIQNYELNVSGGSEKVTYYFGGSVFKDQGIIPGEDYTRAAFRINNEYRLAPFFKLGHNLNVSAYNMNNKPTEFDDAYRMAPTVPVRFANGNYGFTDLLNVGNPVAKLDLTHDRSKQLRLQGNVFAELTPVNGLTLRSSYNFDYHNNNQKIYVPVYNIWSGMKNDVSNLTQNNDNSFYYIIDNNATYNKTFNGVHEINATIGYSSEKVRDNSWMGTIQNVPADPNLWYLDQGDNNADVHSSGAILTRASAYSRLIYTYDRRYIFNGSLRRDGSSSFPTENQYGTFYSIGGAWVVSEEKFMENQHLFNSLKLRAGYGKVGNDITIANLRILNEISLQKKYYGFGGPDDPAQQAWTFDQIKDAAVSWETTTGTDLGLEFSMLQNKLSGDVSYYNKLTHAFIPVTVPTTYGDADKTVYSQAADVRNKGIEFDLNWKDHINKDFSYHLGFNMTFNKNVVDHVDGSLQLKGGSLGNGEIVTYTVEGQPIGSFWVLQTDGIYKSQDQIDGSAHIEGTQPGDFRYVDQNGDGLINDNDRIFAGSYQPKFYYGVNGGLNWKGLDFSFDLYGNNGNKIYNGKKAVRFGNEQIEASRARDMWSADNPDGTQPRASNAVPKPSTYFVESGNFLRVNNITLGYTVPHTERWHIKSLRVFASADNPVIWKKYSGYTPELPGNALSSGIELSIYPVTATYLLGVNIGL, from the coding sequence ATGAAAAAAATCCTGACTTTTTTTGCATTTGTTACTGCTTTCCCCTGCCTGGGCATCAGTCAGCAAATCTATAGCGGACAGGTAACAGATTCAGTAACAGGCGCCCCGCTATCCAGCGCTTCTATTACCCTACTGAGCACCGGAAAAGGAGCTATCTCGGATTCTTTAGGACAGTTTTCGATAGAGGGAAAGGCTGGCGATCAACTCTCTGTTTCGTCCATTGGCTATAGTGGGACGACCCTCAGGTTAGGTGATCAATCCCATCTTTTAATACGCCTCAGCCCCTCTGCCGGCACATTGGACGAAGTCGTTATTATTGGTTATGGCACGGCCAGAAGAAGTCAGGTGGTCGGCTCCGTGGCACAGGTGGACGGCGAAGAAATTGCTGCCCGGCCCGTGCTAAGTGCTGCCCAGGGAATTCAGGGCAAAGTGCCCGGGGTACAAATCACAGCCTCGGGGGCTCCTGGATCACAACCCCAGGTCAGGGTACGCGGTGTGGGATCTGTACTCGGGAATGCCAACCCCATTTATGTCGTTGATGGGGTGATTACGGACGATATTACAAATATCAACAACAATGATATCGCTTCAGTTCAGGTGTTGAAAGACGCCTCTGCTCAGGCTATATACGGTTCGCGTGCAGGTAATGGAGTGGTGATCGTTACGACCAAGAGCGGCAGGTCCGGTAAAATGCGGATATCTTTGAATGCCTACACCGGGTTTAAGACACCTACTTCAAAAGTGGCCCTGGCGGACGCCAGAACTTATGCTGCTTTTACCAATGCTGCCAGAACCTATGATAATAAGCCGCTTGCATTTGATTTGGATACGATAGGTGCCACCACGAATTGGTTTGACAAGATCACCCGTAAAGGCCTTATCCAAAATTATGAACTCAATGTCAGCGGCGGCTCTGAGAAAGTTACATATTATTTTGGCGGATCCGTCTTCAAGGACCAGGGCATTATTCCCGGTGAAGATTATACCAGGGCCGCTTTTAGAATCAATAACGAATATCGGTTAGCTCCCTTCTTTAAATTAGGCCACAACCTGAATGTCAGCGCCTACAATATGAACAATAAGCCTACTGAGTTTGATGATGCTTACAGAATGGCTCCCACCGTGCCAGTCAGGTTTGCCAACGGGAATTATGGGTTTACAGATCTGTTAAATGTGGGCAATCCCGTTGCAAAACTGGATCTCACGCATGACCGCTCCAAACAATTAAGGCTGCAGGGAAATGTGTTTGCCGAATTAACGCCGGTAAATGGCCTGACACTGAGAAGCAGTTATAATTTTGATTATCATAATAACAATCAGAAAATATATGTCCCGGTCTATAACATATGGAGTGGTATGAAAAATGATGTCTCCAACCTAACACAAAATAATGACAATAGCTTCTATTATATTATTGACAATAATGCTACCTATAATAAAACTTTCAACGGTGTACATGAGATCAATGCCACAATAGGCTACTCCTCTGAAAAAGTCAGAGATAACAGCTGGATGGGAACAATTCAGAATGTACCTGCAGATCCCAATCTCTGGTATCTGGATCAGGGAGATAATAATGCAGATGTACATTCTTCCGGTGCGATCCTGACCCGGGCATCTGCCTATAGCCGTTTGATCTATACGTATGACAGGCGGTATATTTTCAACGGATCACTGAGAAGAGACGGTTCCAGCTCTTTCCCAACGGAAAACCAATACGGAACTTTTTATTCTATCGGAGGCGCCTGGGTGGTGTCTGAGGAAAAATTCATGGAAAACCAGCATCTTTTTAATTCCTTAAAACTGAGAGCAGGCTATGGAAAAGTGGGCAATGATATTACCATCGCCAATCTCAGGATCTTAAATGAGATCTCTCTTCAAAAGAAATACTACGGTTTTGGCGGACCAGATGACCCGGCGCAGCAGGCATGGACTTTTGATCAGATCAAAGACGCCGCTGTGAGTTGGGAAACGACTACCGGGACGGATCTCGGCCTGGAGTTCTCTATGCTGCAAAACAAATTAAGCGGTGATGTCAGCTATTATAATAAGCTGACGCATGCCTTCATCCCGGTTACTGTTCCGACCACTTACGGAGATGCAGACAAAACCGTTTATTCCCAGGCTGCGGACGTGCGCAACAAAGGGATAGAATTTGACCTGAATTGGAAAGATCATATAAACAAGGATTTTAGCTATCATCTGGGATTCAATATGACATTCAATAAGAATGTTGTAGATCATGTGGATGGCTCTTTGCAACTTAAGGGCGGTAGTCTTGGTAACGGAGAGATCGTTACTTATACAGTCGAAGGGCAACCTATTGGCAGCTTCTGGGTATTGCAGACAGACGGAATTTATAAAAGTCAGGATCAGATCGACGGATCTGCGCATATTGAAGGTACACAGCCTGGAGATTTTCGGTATGTGGATCAAAATGGCGATGGGCTTATCAATGATAATGACCGGATTTTTGCCGGTTCCTATCAGCCGAAGTTTTACTATGGCGTGAATGGCGGCCTTAACTGGAAAGGGCTGGATTTCTCTTTTGACCTGTATGGCAATAATGGCAATAAGATCTATAACGGTAAAAAAGCGGTTCGTTTTGGCAATGAGCAGATCGAGGCTAGCCGGGCGCGTGATATGTGGTCAGCAGATAACCCTGACGGCACACAGCCCCGGGCTTCTAACGCTGTGCCCAAGCCTTCGACTTATTTTGTTGAATCGGGTAATTTCCTTCGTGTCAATAATATAACGCTGGGGTATACAGTTCCCCATACAGAACGATGGCATATTAAATCTCTAAGGGTTTTCGCCAGTGCGGATAATCCGGTGATCTGGAAAAAATATAGCGGCTATACACCG
- a CDS encoding helix-turn-helix and ligand-binding sensor domain-containing protein yields MAFRRSLFFVLWIYIFSGSFRFLYGQVAVRPEIINYPNSVYQAQSQNWSVTQNEEGLLFFANNEGLLTYDGASWHHYSLPENQILRTVAADGKGRVYGGGFGVFGYWQKNGYNGFQFHNLSDLVKDSMFGAEEIWKVIPASNFVLFQSFSRIHLLHNNQVKTIVAPGTILYTYQIRDHFYVQVLEKGLYRISENETLEPVSNAPILINKRITLMLPYGTREILMGTERDGLWLMDPMTGQVKAFQTTVDHILKGGEINAGLKLGDDLYAIGTIGEGVIFINARGSMQAVVNKNTGLLNNTILGMYPDKEGNLWLAMDKGNAQLVLKSNVAYFKDLQGRIGTVYAVAIYNHQLFVGSNHGLFQAPYDRMASFELSSLKEVAGITGQVWDLKVIDGTLFCGNNTGTYTITAGGVHKISSLPGGWDLEPVSDPVNGGILKLLQGTYNGIVVYQKQNGLWQLTQVLKGTENMAVSKMVIDSTGCIWAMHAYKGVYLLKPDSSCTHLLSSRMLPLKTLGPTTLRWSMFSYKGGVRLAGGAGIFKWLPEQDSLLHDKSLEGYFAPYSKPVGVFSDSGRGYWVIDAQSQLHYKAGAGQWTRFALNTHLFNLVRGYESIVSVDEAQSLLTGEDGFVVLHKTEHTLPVNLPAPDFRQIFLMQDGKPSALEAKYLQSDGSLKLPYSKNNLLISYSLAYYEQPVTYRFRLKGSGQNNWSVPSTLGQKELNNLPAGHYIFEIKSSLSDNVSSLAIWVLNPWYYSLVARCLYALLLIAIALLLWRWHKHRLKLQRQAMTFKMREALQLQREKNANQLLLLEQKKLSEEVIHKSEDLAKLAMELIKKKKILKRLKEELDHMKSQKGQDAQAVDGKIQKLSKSLNKYIQDEETDWQLFDNGFSKVHEVFFEKLVQAYPDLTSQDLRLAAYLKMNLSTKEIAPLLNISVRGVEIKRYRLRKKLQLDSHDNLSDFMLRF; encoded by the coding sequence ATGGCTTTCAGACGAAGTTTATTTTTTGTATTATGGATATATATATTTTCCGGCTCATTCAGATTTCTTTATGGGCAAGTTGCTGTGCGTCCGGAAATTATCAATTACCCGAATTCGGTTTATCAGGCTCAGAGCCAGAATTGGTCAGTTACGCAAAATGAGGAAGGCTTGTTGTTTTTTGCCAATAATGAGGGATTACTGACTTATGACGGAGCGAGCTGGCATCATTATTCTCTACCGGAAAATCAAATATTGCGAACGGTCGCGGCCGATGGCAAAGGGCGGGTATATGGCGGAGGGTTTGGCGTATTCGGTTATTGGCAGAAAAATGGCTATAACGGGTTTCAATTTCATAATCTGAGCGATCTTGTCAAGGACTCCATGTTTGGCGCCGAAGAGATATGGAAAGTTATTCCCGCCAGTAACTTTGTTTTATTTCAATCTTTTTCCAGGATCCATTTATTACATAACAATCAGGTCAAAACCATTGTTGCCCCGGGCACTATTTTATATACTTACCAGATCAGGGATCATTTCTATGTCCAGGTTTTGGAAAAAGGATTGTATCGGATCAGCGAAAATGAAACCCTGGAACCGGTAAGCAACGCTCCTATTCTAATTAATAAGCGGATTACATTGATGCTACCCTATGGAACTCGTGAGATACTTATGGGAACGGAACGGGATGGGCTATGGCTTATGGATCCGATGACTGGTCAGGTAAAAGCATTCCAGACGACAGTCGACCATATACTCAAAGGCGGGGAGATTAATGCAGGTCTGAAACTTGGAGACGACCTGTATGCTATCGGCACGATCGGCGAAGGAGTCATCTTTATCAATGCCCGTGGGAGCATGCAGGCTGTTGTCAATAAAAATACCGGCCTGCTGAATAATACTATTTTGGGGATGTATCCTGATAAGGAAGGGAACCTATGGCTTGCGATGGATAAAGGGAATGCTCAGTTGGTACTTAAATCTAACGTTGCTTATTTCAAGGACTTGCAGGGGAGGATCGGCACTGTATATGCAGTTGCAATATACAACCATCAGCTGTTTGTGGGATCCAATCATGGGCTTTTTCAGGCACCCTACGATAGGATGGCATCTTTCGAACTTTCCAGTTTAAAAGAAGTTGCCGGTATCACCGGACAGGTCTGGGATCTTAAAGTGATTGATGGAACCCTTTTTTGCGGAAATAATACGGGTACCTATACGATTACTGCTGGTGGTGTGCATAAAATATCCAGCCTGCCTGGCGGATGGGATTTGGAACCGGTATCAGATCCTGTTAATGGAGGCATACTAAAGCTTCTACAGGGCACTTATAATGGAATAGTTGTCTATCAAAAACAAAATGGTCTCTGGCAGTTAACACAAGTATTAAAAGGTACAGAAAATATGGCTGTGAGTAAAATGGTCATAGACAGTACAGGTTGCATATGGGCTATGCATGCCTATAAAGGTGTTTATCTGTTAAAACCAGATTCTAGTTGTACCCATCTTCTATCTTCCAGGATGCTGCCTCTAAAAACGCTTGGCCCTACAACACTTAGATGGAGTATGTTTTCATATAAAGGAGGAGTTCGCCTTGCTGGCGGGGCTGGCATTTTTAAATGGCTGCCTGAACAAGATAGCCTGTTACATGACAAATCTTTAGAGGGTTATTTTGCCCCCTATAGCAAGCCTGTCGGGGTTTTCTCAGATAGCGGGCGGGGGTATTGGGTGATCGATGCGCAAAGTCAATTGCACTATAAGGCAGGTGCCGGACAATGGACCCGCTTCGCACTGAACACGCATCTTTTTAACTTGGTCAGAGGATATGAGTCTATTGTATCTGTTGATGAAGCGCAGAGTCTGCTTACCGGCGAAGATGGGTTTGTGGTCTTGCATAAAACCGAGCATACCCTGCCAGTCAATTTGCCTGCACCTGACTTTCGCCAGATATTTCTGATGCAGGATGGAAAGCCTTCAGCGCTGGAGGCTAAGTATCTACAGTCAGACGGGAGCCTTAAGTTGCCCTACAGTAAGAATAACCTTTTAATCTCCTATTCTCTTGCCTATTATGAACAGCCGGTAACTTATCGTTTCCGGCTGAAAGGCAGTGGACAAAATAACTGGAGTGTTCCGTCCACCTTGGGGCAGAAGGAATTGAATAATCTTCCGGCCGGTCATTATATCTTCGAGATAAAGTCCTCGTTGTCTGACAATGTTTCCAGTTTGGCTATTTGGGTGCTCAACCCCTGGTATTATTCTCTGGTGGCCAGATGCCTTTATGCCCTTTTGTTGATTGCTATCGCATTATTATTATGGCGTTGGCATAAGCATCGTCTTAAACTGCAGCGCCAGGCTATGACGTTTAAAATGCGGGAAGCGCTGCAGTTACAACGGGAAAAAAATGCCAACCAATTATTGCTTTTAGAACAGAAAAAACTGTCAGAAGAAGTCATTCATAAAAGCGAGGATCTCGCCAAACTGGCGATGGAACTCATTAAAAAGAAAAAGATCCTTAAGCGTCTTAAAGAGGAACTTGACCATATGAAATCACAGAAGGGCCAGGATGCGCAAGCTGTAGATGGAAAGATCCAAAAACTATCCAAATCCTTGAATAAATATATCCAGGATGAAGAAACAGACTGGCAGTTATTTGATAACGGGTTTAGTAAGGTACATGAAGTTTTTTTTGAGAAGCTCGTTCAGGCCTATCCGGATCTTACTTCTCAGGATCTGCGACTTGCGGCCTACCTGAAAATGAATCTAAGTACAAAGGAGATTGCACCATTACTTAATATTTCTGTACGCGGCGTGGAGATCAAAAGGTATCGGCTACGCAAAAAGCTGCAGCTGGATTCACATGATAACCTTAGTGATTTTATGCTGCGCTTTTGA